The genomic window TGATGACCAACGGGCGTCTGCACACCGTCACGACCTTGTCCGTGCTCGCAGCCCACGCTGCCACGATCACCAGATGGCAGCGCGATCTGAGCGCTCCGGATCCGGCTCTTCGAACGAGGGCGGCTGAGGAGATGGTCGCGAGCATATCGACGGCGCCGTGGTCGGACCGAAGACTGGCGGCGCTCAGGCAGGCGGCCGGCACCGGGCGGCACGATCGGCTCGCCGAGCTCGTCGATCTGCATCGAATTCAGCTCACCTACGTCACCAATAAGAAGGGCGGCGACCAGATCCTATCCGCGCTTGAGACCGAAGTACGCGAGATGCACGCCGCGATGGGAGAGGACTACGCGCTGTCTGAATTCTCGATGGAGCTCATTTCCGGCGGGGTGGACATCGCCGGCATCCAATCCGTCATCCGACGCGCCGAGGAGAGATTCGATCCGATGTCAGACGACATATCGGCGGCGCTGCGCGGAATCGTCGCGACGTCGGCGATTTCTCATGGCGTCGATGTCGAATTTTTCAACGCGATGGCGTTCGCGGGTATGCCGTCCGACATCGCGGAATACATTCAGGCATCGTCGCGCGTGGGCCGTACGCATGTAGGATTTTCTCTGCTGATACCGACGCCCCAGACCCGACGCGACCGGTTCATCGTCGAAGTCCACGAATCCTTCCACCGCCTTCTGGAGCGCATGATCTCTCCGCCGGCCATCGAACGATGGGCCGACCGCGCGATCAGCCGGACGATTCCGTCCATGGTCCAAACATGGCTGTCCGGAGTCCGACACAATGAACGCTTCGTAGCCGCACCCGACGACCAGAAGACAACAGCACTGATCCCATCGACGGTAGAGGCCGCGGCAAGACTCCTCCGTAACCGTGCGGACTTCGAGGATTGCGTCCGCTTTGTCGCCGCTGCCATTGGTATAGGTGCAGCTACAGGCTCACCCACGAATCCCGAATATTACGGAGATCTCGCGCGCTCCGAAGTCGAACGCATCCGACAGGTCCTCGACAGCAAGAACTACACCGGCAGCCTCAACGACTTCTGGAAGGCGACGAACACTGGCCTCATCCGTCCTATGACGAGCTTGCGGGACGTCGACGTCCAAGGGCGCATCGAAGGCAGCCGTCTGTCGCAAAAGAACAAGCCGATTACCGACGAACAACTTCTCGACGCCATCACCATGATTCGCAATCGATCCTTCTCCGGCAGAAGGCGCGGATCGGCAAGCGAGCTCGATGTCGGAACCGACGGAGGGAACGCATGACCACAGCCAAACCGCCCACAATGCAGCGCTCTCGCGGGCAACTCGCGACGGCCTACGCGCCACACAGCCTCTTCACGTTCGAAGGTGGCTCCGGAGCATGCCTAGCACTCCCAAGTTCGGGAAACCGGGTCGCCGGCGACGAGCTGCGCCCGAACACGCAGAGGATGATCGCTGAACAGATACAGGAATACTTTGATGCTTGGGCACTGCGGGCGACCCGCGGCACCAACCTCAGGCATCCCGTTCCATTGAACCTTGCAGTGGACGGACAGGCGATCAGCGACGACCGCGTGCGCGTGCGTCTCGGCGAGCTCGCGTTCCAAGTGCCGGATCACGTTGGCTACGTTCCCTTCCCTCTCGCCTTTGTCTGCACTCGCTGCAAACTGCACAGGCATACAGAGCGTGTCGAGCGCCTGGCCGACGAGGCTTCTCGGTTCAGAGCCGCGTGTCCATCGGGCGCGGATAATTGCCTCAACGATTGGCAGCAACTCGACGTCGTGTACGCGCACTGGTCGGGCAACGTTGAGGCCATCACTCCCAATTATAGGTCGTGGCAGGATGGCGACGTGCGGGAATTGAACCGGTGCACGTCCTGCGGTTCTGATCGCTTCTTTCTGCACAGGCCGCCCGGCAGACTCGGTAATTGGGAATTTCAGTGCGTGAACTGCAAGCTACCCCGACAGATGCAGCAAAGGGACCTTACAACTCTGGAAGAACTCGGTCCTCTGCTCGCTCAGAATCAGGCACTTCCCGCCGAGATCAACATGGAGCCCGTGTCCTACCGAGCATCGGCTGCATACTACGTACACGGCGACAGGCTGCTGGTGTTCGATCAGGAGCGCTACATCCAATTGCTGGGATCGTCACACATCGGTCCGCTGGCCGCGCTGCTATCGAACGAATACGGGTATCCGCCGACAGCAATGGACGACGCCGAAAAGGAGAGGCTTCTGCAGGCGGCCGGGCAAGCCGACCGGTGGACACACTATCGTCAAATCCGCGACTTCATTCCGGTCCTTGAGGCCCTGCCAAATTCGTCCCCCCAACTCATCGCGGCTCAAAGGGCAGCCATCGCCGAGATGGAGAGCGACTGGAACGCCACCGTGTTCGCCGGACACCAGCGGGCCGCCGACGGCATCGAGCGAGCGTGCCGGGAGCGGACGGAGTATGTCCGCCGCTTCGATCCGGTCCGCATGGCACTCGAACACAAGACGCTCACCGAAGAGCGTCTCCATGGAAGACAGATGCCGGACGGCAAAGATGTTTCTGTGGATTTAACTATCCTCGACGACTTTCTGTTTCCGGACGATCTTCAGCAAAGCGATCGAACAAGGCTGCTCGAGCAGGTGCGTTTACGGCGCGATCTGCTCGGCATCGCCGAGATGCGTCTCGTCCGCGACGTGCGGGTTTGCGAGTACACGTTCGCCTACACCCGCACGAGCTCGCTCCCTACGGTAACGCGCGACAAGGCCGGTGCCGCCGAAATGCCGGTGCGACTGCGGCTGTTCGATAAGGTGCGCGTCGGTGACAGAGGCGTTCACCCCGTGCTCTGTCTCGTCCAATCCAATGAGGGCTTCTATGTGCGCCTCGACGAGGCGTGCGTTCTCGAATGGCTCGAAGCTAACGGCATTCATCTCACGCCCGCGGAGGCGGGCGTCCGCCTGGGAGGCCGCCTCATCGAGGAATTCGCCCACATCCAGAATAACGATGACGTCCGCTTCTCACGTTTTCTCGATGAATATCGCCGCGAGCGCCGCGTCCCGCGACTTGCCTACCCGTATGTCTACACTTTGCTCCACACAATGGCGCACCATCTCCTCGGGATTTCGGCATCAATGTCCGGCCTGGATCTCGGATCCTTTGGCGAACACATTTTCGTGCCCGACCTCGCCTTTTTGGTCTATCGCCGCGGCATGACGATGGACCTAGGTAATCTCTCTTCGATGTGGCGCGACCGCGGCGATCCCGCCTACGGCAACGAAGTGCTCGAACGCATGGTCGATCCCGCCAGTCTGCGATGCGGTTCCGAAAGTGTCTGCAATCATCGCGGAGGAGCTTGTCCGGACTGCCTCCTTATCCCCGAGACGGCTTGTCTTACCCGCAACGAGCTTCTGTCGCGCTCGGTTCTAATCGGTCGGGGCTTCCCGCGCTGGGATGCCGAAGGCCAGACGCTGGTCGGCTATTACGACGTCGCGCGCCGACGAACGAGAGCGGCGGCAGCCGCATGAACCCTACGATCGGGAGCTCGCTGTCACGGTCCCTAGTCGTCGATCTCGGCGACGACTGCGCGGCGGCCGCAAAACTCGCTGGCGCGATCGCTGATCGGCCGACCGGTACGATCGATGCCTCGATTGTTCCTTCTATTCCGCGATCAACACTGCTTCGCGTCGCCGACGATTTCGCTAGGCGCGGCTGGCTGACACCCATTCCATCGGGGTGGCGAATCGGTCCGAGTGCCTGTCCCCATGCTGTGGTGGCTTTCCTGGAAGGAGCGGCCGCGATGCGTACGCACGACGCCTCCAGAGAAACGGCGACGGCGATTGTCACTATGCCACCCCCTCCGAGTGCGATCGCAGTCGCGCTTTCGCAGACCGGCGTCGCGCATAATTCCCTCGTTTCCACGCCCGATGCACTGTCGAAGGTGGCAGAGATGGCCATCGACACCTTCACGATCATGACGCCCTTCCTGAATCCGGAAGGCCTTGAGTTCGCTATGACGCTCTTCGCGGCTACCCGTGCATCGAACAAGAAGCTGATTGTGCGTCGCGCCGGGGACGCCACCCGCGTTGTCCTAGACGGCGCTATCGGCGCTGGGTGTCCAGGCCTTCGACTACACAATCGAGGCGGGAAATGGGTTCGAAACGTTCCATGCTAAGGTCGCCCTAGCCGACAGCGAGTTGGCATACGTCGGCAGCGCGAACATGACAGTGTTCGCAAGGAACTCGATGGATCTCGGCATTCTCGTCGAAGGCAGATCCGCAAGGGTGATTGCGAACGTCGTGCGCGCCGTGTTCAAGATCGCCACGCCAATAAGGCTTTGAACTCCTGCTGTAACACCGCGAACCGCGCCTTCGATGCGCGACAGCGTTCGGGTCAGGTCCGAACCCGTGAGCCGTTCAACCAGCCTGACGATCTCCGCCGTGCGCGCCGTCAATTTGCCCCCTCCAGCTCCAGCTGCATCCATTCCGTCAATTCGCCATCCAGCTTGGCATCAACATAGACGTCGCACCGACATGCAACCGCTGCCTTCACATCGATCACCAGATGAAGCCCAACCAAATAACCGTA from Nitrobacteraceae bacterium AZCC 1564 includes these protein-coding regions:
- a CDS encoding hypothetical protein (product_source=Hypo-rule applied; superfamily=57783), with translation MTTAKPPTMQRSRGQLATAYAPHSLFTFEGGSGACLALPSSGNRVAGDELRPNTQRMIAEQIQEYFDAWALRATRGTNLRHPVPLNLAVDGQAISDDRVRVRLGELAFQVPDHVGYVPFPLAFVCTRCKLHRHTERVERLADEASRFRAACPSGADNCLNDWQQLDVVYAHWSGNVEAITPNYRSWQDGDVRELNRCTSCGSDRFFLHRPPGRLGNWEFQCVNCKLPRQMQQRDLTTLEELGPLLAQNQALPAEINMEPVSYRASAAYYVHGDRLLVFDQERYIQLLGSSHIGPLAALLSNEYGYPPTAMDDAEKERLLQAAGQADRWTHYRQIRDFIPVLEALPNSSPQLIAAQRAAIAEMESDWNATVFAGHQRAADGIERACRERTEYVRRFDPVRMALEHKTLTEERLHGRQMPDGKDVSVDLTILDDFLFPDDLQQSDRTRLLEQVRLRRDLLGIAEMRLVRDVRVCEYTFAYTRTSSLPTVTRDKAGAAEMPVRLRLFDKVRVGDRGVHPVLCLVQSNEGFYVRLDEACVLEWLEANGIHLTPAEAGVRLGGRLIEEFAHIQNNDDVRFSRFLDEYRRERRVPRLAYPYVYTLLHTMAHHLLGISASMSGLDLGSFGEHIFVPDLAFLVYRRGMTMDLGNLSSMWRDRGDPAYGNEVLERMVDPASLRCGSESVCNHRGGACPDCLLIPETACLTRNELLSRSVLIGRGFPRWDAEGQTLVGYYDVARRRTRAAAAA
- a CDS encoding hypothetical protein (product_source=Hypo-rule applied; superfamily=51395); this encodes MNPTIGSSLSRSLVVDLGDDCAAAAKLAGAIADRPTGTIDASIVPSIPRSTLLRVADDFARRGWLTPIPSGWRIGPSACPHAVVAFLEGAAAMRTHDASRETATAIVTMPPPPSAIAVALSQTGVAHNSLVSTPDALSKVAEMAIDTFTIMTPFLNPEGLEFAMTLFAATRASNKKLIVRRAGDATRVVLDGAIGAGCPGLRLHNRGGKWVRNVPC
- a CDS encoding hypothetical protein (product_source=Hypo-rule applied), yielding MTARTAEIVRLVERLTGSDLTRTLSRIEGAVRGVTAGVQSLIGVAILNTARTTFAITLADLPSTRMPRSIEFLANTVMFALPTYANSLSARATLAWNVSNPFPASIV
- a CDS encoding hypothetical protein (product_source=Hypo-rule applied; superfamily=52980) encodes the protein MPDLIVHRFGKRENLLVVEVKKSTNRDFEGDIWKLKGMREQAGAYGYLVGLHLVIDVKAAVACRCDVYVDAKLDGELTEWMQLELEGAN